One Spinacia oleracea cultivar Varoflay chromosome 4, BTI_SOV_V1, whole genome shotgun sequence DNA segment encodes these proteins:
- the LOC110777593 gene encoding D-amino-acid transaminase, chloroplastic-like — MYSSIFGGIVLDPMMMMIPIDDHMVHRGHGVFDTAIIFNGFLYELDAHLERFQRSASLAKISPPFSGSAFRSILIQLTEKSKCKNGTLRYWLSAGSGNFSLSPSDCPTPALYAIVIKHDMSQWKEGVKVITSSIPMKTPLFATMKNVNYLPNVLAQMEAEEKGAFASIWVDDEGYIAEGPNMNVAFVNQDTELVIPKFDKILAGCTENRLLELAPKLVEQGRLKAVKTAHISVEEAKAAAEMMFVGSSLPVAPIIMWDDKPIGNGKVGKLTLALSDLLWNDMAAGPETHRIRVTYE, encoded by the exons ATGTATTCCAGCATCTTTGGTGGTATTGTTCTTGAtcctatgatgatgatgatacctATAGATGATCATATGGTGCATCGAGGTCATGGTGTATTTGATACTGCCATTATATTCAATGG GTTCCTTTATGAACTGGACGCCCATTTAGAGCGGTTTCAAAGGTCAGCGTCACTAGCAAAAATATCACCTCCGTTTTCTGGATCAGCATTTCGGAGCATTCTCATCCAACTGACAGAAAAATCAAAGTGCAAGAATGGAACACTTCGTTACTGGCTTAGTGCAGGTTCAGGGAATTTCTCACTTTCACCTTCAGATTGTCCTACACCAGCTTTATATGCCATAGTTATCAAACATGACATGTCACAATGGAAAGAAGGCGTCAAAGTCATAACGTCCTCTATCCCCATGAAAACACCACTGTTTGCCACAATGAAGAATGTTAACTACCTTCCCAACGTCCTTGCACAGATGGAAGCCGAAGAGAAGGGAGCATTTGCCTCCATATGGGTTGATGATGAGGGTTATATTGCAGAAGGTCCAAATATGAATGTTGCTTTTGTAAACCAAGACACAGAGTTGGTTATCCCAAAATTTGACAAGATCCTCGCTGGATGTACTGAGAACAGGCTTCTAGAACTTGCACCCAAGTTGGTTGAGCAGGGTCGTCTCAAGGCTGTCAAAACAGCTCATATTTCAGTTGAGGAAGCAAAAGCTGCTGCTGAAATGATGTTTGTGGGAAGCTCACTTCCTGTTGCACCCATAATCATGTGGGATGATAAGCCCATAGGAAACG GAAAGGTAGGGAAACTGACTCTTGCACTCTCCGATCTTCTCTGGAATGACATGGCTGCAGGACCTGAAACACATAGGATCCGGGTTACATACGAATAA